Sequence from the Actinomyces slackii genome:
TGGGGTCAGCGTGGTCAGTGTGGTTGGCAGGATTCGCGCTCATGCGGTGATCGTGCCATGGCCGGGCCGTGCCGAGCCATATCGGCGCCCCGGCTGCGCCCCGGGCGGAACCGGGAAGAAAGTCGCCCGCCCCGCGGGGATCGGGGGATCCGACCACGCGGGGCAGGCGTCGGGCAAGGGAAGCGGTGGCAGTGACGTCAGTGGTGTCCGTGGCGTCAGTGGGAGGCGAGCCAGGCGGCGGCCCGCGCCTCCTCATCGGCCACGGCGGCGCCGATGCGCCCCGCGGCCTTCTCCTCGATGGTCTTGCCCACCAGGGGGACGGTGACGCTGACATCCAGGTCCACGGTCACCACCGTGGTCTCGCCCTGGGGGGCCATGGAGGTGGTGGCGCTGGCGCGCACGGGAGCGCCCTTGACATCGATGTCGTAGGCGCCGGTGCGCGAGCCGTCGGCGGCGGGCTCGCCCCAGGACTCGGTCACGGTGAAGGACACGCCGGAGCGCACGATCTTGGCGGCCACGGCCGGCAGGCTCGAGGGGTCGACGCTGCCGGACAGGGAGGCCACGAAGCCCTGGCCGCGCGGGGCGACCTCGATGGTGGCGTCCTCCAGGCCGACGCGGGAGACGCGGGTCTTGTGGTACTCGGGATCGGCCAGCATGGCGCTGGTGCGAGTGGGATCGGCGGGGTAGGTGATGGTGAGTGTCTTCCTCATGGGCTGATCCTGCCACGCCCGGCGGGCCGCCACGAGCCGAACGGCCCCCTGATTCGCCCGCGAGCGCGCGGTTTTCCCGGGAGGCGGGCGGTGCTCCGGATGGACGCCTGGCGCGCACTGCGCGGACACATCAGGCGTCTGACGAGCCTGGCGGCGGCCGGGACTATAGCCTTCTCCTGTGTCCACTTCCCTGCTCAGTGCCCTGCGAGACGACGCGGATCTGCCCGATGTGGATCTGGATTGGCTCCACCAGCTGGTGGCCGATTGGCAGGTGATCGCCGACCTGTCCACCTCGGACCTGGTCCTGTGGGTGCTCAACAGCTCCGGGCGCTTCGTGGCGGCCGGGCACACCCGCCCCTCAGGCGGTCACACCGTCCATGTCGAGGAGGTGGTGGGCAGGCGCATGCCCGCGGCCCGCGAGGCCATGGCCTCCCAGGCCCTGGCTCGAGCGCAGATCCGCGATGCCGTTGAGCCCTACTGGACGGGCAGCATCGCCGTTCACGAGGAGTACGTGCCCGTGGTCCGCCAGGGCCGCGCCATCGCCGTGGTCACCCGTGAGTCCGCGGTGGGGGTCATGCGCGGGGGCCGCATCGTCGTGGAGCGCCAGATGTCGGATCTGGCCGATCTGCTGTGCCGCATGATGGCCGAGGGGAGCTTCCCCATCCCGGGCGCGGGCACCACGATCCGCCACGGCACGCCCCGCGTGGCCGACGGCGTCCTGCGCCTGGACGAGGACGGCACCGTCATCTTCGCCAGCCCCAATGCGCGCTCCTGCTTCTACCGGCTGGGACTGGTCGGGGAGCTGGAGGGATGCCAGCTCGCCGAGGCCGTGACCTCCATCATCCCGGCGCGCACCCCAGTGGATGAGACCCTGGCCGTGGTCCTCATGGGGCGCCAGGCCTGGCTGACCGAGGTGGAGATCAGCGGGGTGTTCCTGGCCGTGCGCTCCATCCCGCTGCAGCTGGAGGGCAGGAGGGCCGGCGCGGTGCTGCTGGTGCGCGATGTCTCCGAGGTGCGGCGCCGCGAGCAGGTCCTGCTCAACAAGGACGCCACCATCCGCGAGGTCCACCACCGGGTGAAGAACAACCTGCAGACGGTCTCGGCCCTGCTGCGCATGCAGGCGCGCCGCGCCTCCAATGAGGAGACCCGTCACGCCCTGGCCGAGGCCGAGCGGCGCGTGACCACGATCGCCACCGTCCATGAGGCCCTGAGCCGCAATGTTGACGAGCGGGTGGACTTCGATGAGGTCTTCTCCTCCATCCTGCGCATGGCGGCCGTGGTGGCCACTCCGAGCGGGGAGGTGAGCACCGCCCTGGAGGGAACCTTCGGGATCGTGCGGGCCGACACCGCCCAGGCCCTGGCCACGGTCCTGGCCGAGCTGGTCACCAATGCCGTTGAGCACGGGCTGGATGGGCGCGACGGACGCGTGGTGGTGCGGGCCCATCGTGACGGGGACGATCTGGAGGTCCATGTCATGGACAACGGCGCCGGACTGGCGCCGGGCACGCTCATGACCGGCCTGGGCACACGGATCGTGACCACCCTGGTGCGCGGGGAGCTGCGGGGATCGATCGACTGGCAGCCGGCCTCGCAGAGCGGGGGCACCGACGTCGTCATCCACGCCCACCTGGGACCGGCCCACTGAGTGGAGGCCGATGAGGCCCGCTGCGATGCCCGCGGGGCGGGCGAGCGCCGGCGCTCAGGAGGAGCGGCGCGCCCGGGCGGCCCGGCGCTTGAGGGAGCGGCGCTCGTCCTCGCTCATGCCGCCCCACACGCCGGCGTCCTGGCCGTTCTCCAGCGCCCACTTCAGGCAGGTGTCCACCACCTCGCAGCGGGCGCACACCTCCTTGGCCTGGGCGATCTGGGCGATGGCCGGGCCGGTGTTGCCCACGGGGAAGAAGAGCTCGGGGTCCACGGTGAGGCATGCTGCCTGACTGCGCCAATCCATGAGGGCTCCCTTCATTCCTGCCAACGGCCGCGGGCCCCGCGTGGGCGGAGGCAGCGCCGATATCTGGGTCCAACCTTCACATGCCGCACGTCACCAGGCAAGAGTCCGACAGTGAGACCTGCGCCGACACCCTGTCGTGATCCTCACAGGACCTGTTCGGGAATCGCTCACATGGTCACGTCTCCCGCCGCCACCTGCACAGGCGTGCAGACTCCGCGGTGCACCAGCACCCCGCGACCGGGCAGAGTCGCGGCCCTGGGATCGCTGAAGGCGCGCAGCCCCATCCCCGCCACCTGGGCCGCCGGTCCCATCGCCGGCCACAGCACGAGCACCGCCCCGCGCTCGCGCACAACCGCCAGCGCTCCTCGATAGGTGGCCGCCGCTCGCTCCGTCATGGCCGCGGCCAGCACGCAGCCGCCCGCGAGGAGCTCGGCCTCCACCTGGGCGCATGCGGCCGCATCGGCGCGATCCAGATCATCAACCACCAGGGCCTGGCCTCCTGCCGCCACCAGGCTCCTGCGCAGTGCGGCCAGGGCGGTGGAGCGCCCGGAGCCGGCAGGCCCCACCACCAGGACGCTCGTCCCTGGGGCCAGGCGCATGGGCCGTGCCTCATCACCCCCCACGGCCCAGGCGTCCTGCTCGAGCTCCGAGGCGCGCACCAGGCGCGGCAGGGGCTCGACGCGCAGCGCCGGGCGGGCGGGGCCCCGGCCCCCGGCTGTTTGCCGGGCCGGCCCGGCCGCAGCGGGCATCACCACCTGGCAGGAGGTCGCCGTCGCCCCCTCCAGGATGACGCCCCGCCCCGGCGAGGAGCCGGTGACCATCCCGCGGGGAAGCCCGGCCAGGCAGGCCTGCGTCCCCGAGGAGGCCCCCAGCACCAGGCGCAGTCCCAGGCCGGTGGCCCAGCGCGCTGCTGCCGCCGCCAGGGGAGCGCTGATGACCATGTGGGTCCGCGTGGCAGACGCGGCGCGGATCATCGCCTCGAGCAGGGCGTGCCCCTCACCGGCGCCCAGGGCCTCATCGACGGCGGCCAGGAGCCCATCGGCGTCGTCGAGGCACACCAGGTCCCCGGCCAGCTCCCCACTGGCCGCCAGGGACCAGACCCTGGCCAGGCGCCGAGGATCCTCGGGGCCGACGACGCTGCCCACCCCCGGCGCCCCCGCATCGATCCCCACCGGCCGCGAGGAGCACAGGTGCACGCCCACGCCCTGGTCCAGGGCGCCCAGCGCCGCGGCGCGCACGGCGCTGCTGCGCCCCGATCCCGGCGAGCCCAGCACCAGCAGCCCCTGCCCGAGCCTCCAGTGCCACAGGCCCAGGCTCTGGGACTCGGGCAGATCGGTCAGCCCCAGCAGCACGCCCCGATCCTGGCCGCTCTGGTCACTCTGACCGCCCTGGTCGGCGGGCTGCGCGGCCTGCCGCCCCTGACCGGCCGCGCCATGCCCAGGCAGCCCGGCCACGAGCCTGCGCGCGCCGTCGGCATCGATGCGCTCGGGCAGGGCGGGGGCCCAGGGCCGCCACGGCGCGGCCCCGGACTGGGCGGCCCTGGCGATCAGCCCGACCATCTCCTCGACCTCGGCCTGCGACCCGCACCAGGGGGCCTGGAGCACCTGGGCGGCGCCCTCGGCCTGCGCCCCGCAGATCATGACCCGGCCGGGATGGCGCGACAGCCGGGCGGCGCCGTCGTGGCCCAGGACATCGCGCGAGTCCGCGGCATCCAGGACCCGCAGGCACACCCGCAGGGCCGTATTGGCCCGGATCGCCGCTGAGACCGCCCCCTGGGGCCGCTGGGTGGCCAGGATGAGATGAATGCCCAGGCTGCGGCCCTGCGCGGCCACGCGCACCAGGGCGTCCAGGACCTCCTTGTGCTCGGCGGCCATGGTCGCGAACTCATCGACCGCCACCACCAGGCGGGGCATGGCCTCGGGCGGCAGGCAGGAGGCGTCCTTGACGCCGTGGAGGGCCAGGAGGCGCTCGCGGCGACGCACCTCGGCCTCCAGGCTCGACAGCGCCCGCAGGGTCCCCGCAGGGTCGAGGTCGGTCAGCACGCCGGCGGTGTGGGGCAGCCCCACCAGCGGCCCGAAGGCCGCGCCTCCCTTGTAGTCCACCAGCACCAGGCTCAGCTGAGCGGGACCGGCCTCCAGCGCCAGCTGGAGGAGCCAGGAGATGAGCAGCTCGGACTTGCCCGATCCCGTGGTCCCCGCCAGCAGGGCGTGCGGGCCGTGGGCCACCAGGTCGGCGCGCACCGGGCCG
This genomic interval carries:
- a CDS encoding DUF2505 domain-containing protein, producing MRKTLTITYPADPTRTSAMLADPEYHKTRVSRVGLEDATIEVAPRGQGFVASLSGSVDPSSLPAVAAKIVRSGVSFTVTESWGEPAADGSRTGAYDIDVKGAPVRASATTSMAPQGETTVVTVDLDVSVTVPLVGKTIEEKAAGRIGAAVADEEARAAAWLASH
- a CDS encoding sensor histidine kinase, with the translated sequence MSTSLLSALRDDADLPDVDLDWLHQLVADWQVIADLSTSDLVLWVLNSSGRFVAAGHTRPSGGHTVHVEEVVGRRMPAAREAMASQALARAQIRDAVEPYWTGSIAVHEEYVPVVRQGRAIAVVTRESAVGVMRGGRIVVERQMSDLADLLCRMMAEGSFPIPGAGTTIRHGTPRVADGVLRLDEDGTVIFASPNARSCFYRLGLVGELEGCQLAEAVTSIIPARTPVDETLAVVLMGRQAWLTEVEISGVFLAVRSIPLQLEGRRAGAVLLVRDVSEVRRREQVLLNKDATIREVHHRVKNNLQTVSALLRMQARRASNEETRHALAEAERRVTTIATVHEALSRNVDERVDFDEVFSSILRMAAVVATPSGEVSTALEGTFGIVRADTAQALATVLAELVTNAVEHGLDGRDGRVVVRAHRDGDDLEVHVMDNGAGLAPGTLMTGLGTRIVTTLVRGELRGSIDWQPASQSGGTDVVIHAHLGPAH
- a CDS encoding WhiB family transcriptional regulator, which gives rise to MDWRSQAACLTVDPELFFPVGNTGPAIAQIAQAKEVCARCEVVDTCLKWALENGQDAGVWGGMSEDERRSLKRRAARARRSS
- a CDS encoding FtsK/SpoIIIE domain-containing protein, yielding MTPPSLMPTLVPMSTAVIDAASASTATAMTTMAAPADQEGGLGPAPRADIPGAAGGQDPAMSCATAAVEALASTWHLAILEGPDAGLVLPLPTSGSLGRGAVLRDPQVSRCHLRVRQRAGRVLVRDAGSANGTRRRAAGLWWRLRGEARLGEGARLRLGATVVELRRRPRELSVPAPPPPRSAAWMLAGSMICMLLMVGLGAVVMRGGGRSTMGLLMLAPMAVMTAMRVVPLLASRRGAGLASTRPPRRLRHPGWRGGEPDPPTMLLALAARSRGPHALGSAPGGAFGEAPPWDGAPLLARAGGGDPGSVSPEDGQSRSSWRRGGSGRAQAQEDLRAWTDRPERRRVLALADGDCLALTGPGSHDTMAWWCAQVLARGDATARLNGSAVELAWGAGARERRAAIMSCPTDRIPARAVTARSAPAGAPACSPAWWDAVCLLGGLTPDSAGPGGGGPPPQRVLLAEVIGETDPEELRRSWARRAQGGAGGGLVAVLGVGARGPVRADLVAHGPHALLAGTTGSGKSELLISWLLQLALEAGPAQLSLVLVDYKGGAAFGPLVGLPHTAGVLTDLDPAGTLRALSSLEAEVRRRERLLALHGVKDASCLPPEAMPRLVVAVDEFATMAAEHKEVLDALVRVAAQGRSLGIHLILATQRPQGAVSAAIRANTALRVCLRVLDAADSRDVLGHDGAARLSRHPGRVMICGAQAEGAAQVLQAPWCGSQAEVEEMVGLIARAAQSGAAPWRPWAPALPERIDADGARRLVAGLPGHGAAGQGRQAAQPADQGGQSDQSGQDRGVLLGLTDLPESQSLGLWHWRLGQGLLVLGSPGSGRSSAVRAAALGALDQGVGVHLCSSRPVGIDAGAPGVGSVVGPEDPRRLARVWSLAASGELAGDLVCLDDADGLLAAVDEALGAGEGHALLEAMIRAASATRTHMVISAPLAAAAARWATGLGLRLVLGASSGTQACLAGLPRGMVTGSSPGRGVILEGATATSCQVVMPAAAGPARQTAGGRGPARPALRVEPLPRLVRASELEQDAWAVGGDEARPMRLAPGTSVLVVGPAGSGRSTALAALRRSLVAAGGQALVVDDLDRADAAACAQVEAELLAGGCVLAAAMTERAAATYRGALAVVRERGAVLVLWPAMGPAAQVAGMGLRAFSDPRAATLPGRGVLVHRGVCTPVQVAAGDVTM